The Hyphomicrobiales bacterium sequence ATGGTCTCGGCCCCGATCCCCACGACCCGCGCGACAATATTCTGGCAGGCACGGCCTATCTGCGCGCGATGTACGACCGCTACGGCTATCCGGGCCTGTTCGCCGCCTACAATGCCGGGCCGGAGCGTTATGACGAGCATCTGCACGATGGCCGGCCTCTGCCGGCCGAGACGCGCGCCTATCTCGCTACTATCGCGCAAGCTGATCCAAGCCCGCCGTCGCTGCCTCCCGTGCCATCGGGAACGCGGCTGTTCTTCACGCTGCGAACCGCCGCCGATGCATCATCAAATGCCGAGAAAGCGTCAGCCTCCAGCGACCTGTTTGTCCCTCTGACCACCGTGCCGGGTGGCCAGCGATGAAGGGCGATGGCGCTATCGGAGCCCTGCCGGAGAGAGAGGCCTCGTCTCGGTATGTCTATCCTACCAGCCAGGACGAAGCGCCCGTCAAGGATGCGCGGTCCCCCCAAAATGCTCGCGCATTTTGGCTCCCCCACGCCCCGCTGCGCGGCGCCTTCGGCGTCCTTGACCGCCGCTTCGCCGGCCGATGCCAGGGCCTGTTCTCGATGAGGAGGATAGCAACCCTGGAGGTTCAGATGACCACGCTTCACATCCATCCGCATGCCGAATTCGACCGCTTCCCGCAGCTTCTCGACAGTTTGGCGCAGGAGTTCGGTCGCGACGGAATCCTGTCCATCGCCGAGCGTTTCATCGACGCGGAACGCGCCGATTTCCACTGGGACGGGCGGATCGCGGAGATGAATCTCGGCGCCTATGAGAGCCTCGATGAAGCGGACGAAGCGTCCGAGCTCGTGTCGATCGTCGGCTATTTCCGCAGCCGCTACTACGTCGCGACCTGCGTCGTGGATGCCGAACGTCACGTCCATTGGATGTTCCGTCTGCGTCATTTCGACAGCTTCGAGAGCGCGGAAAAGGCGTTTCTAGCGGGCGGTGGATGACCCAGCCAGCCATTTCGGGAGCGGCGTCGTCACGGCGTCGCTCCCATCATTTCAGGCGACGAATCCACCTGGTGCATGGGCATCGTCTTGAGCCGAGACCGGGCAAGAGATCGTAGCTGAGCGCAGGACGGGCGGAGAGCAGATCGGAAGTCGCGTAAGGCAAGATAAAAGGGCTGTCTCCACGAGACGCCCATGTCCTTGTCTGCACATCGTTATTTATAGAGACGGGTGCTGCGTCCATGGAGACGTGTTCTTGTAAGTCGTTGATTTACAGCATGGCGATGGAGACGCCTTGCGGCCCGCACGCGGGCGATGCTTCCTCACGCTGTTGGACACCTTGGAT is a genomic window containing:
- a CDS encoding lytic transglycosylase domain-containing protein, with the protein product MDRVTLLLLGALAVGPFASAMPAYAEPVAATDTALDRWQDFIAEASRRFGVPEAWIRAVMQAESGGRSTLDGRPITSRAGAMGLMQVMPDTYEEMRRAHGLGPDPHDPRDNILAGTAYLRAMYDRYGYPGLFAAYNAGPERYDEHLHDGRPLPAETRAYLATIAQADPSPPSLPPVPSGTRLFFTLRTAADASSNAEKASASSDLFVPLTTVPGGQR